From the genome of Notolabrus celidotus isolate fNotCel1 chromosome 5, fNotCel1.pri, whole genome shotgun sequence, one region includes:
- the LOC117812661 gene encoding glutaredoxin domain-containing cysteine-rich protein 2: protein MEELQRKLNQRYEGAKPRKVRFKLASSYSGRVLKHVYEDGQELESPEEKYPHSFVHRKIPPSHLEMDQLCGFEDTQGDPQGVYPPTGLIAQRINVYRGMAGYKPSADQTGEAEGDGTSSVLDFGKIIIYTSNLRIVRAPPRNPEALRHQTVPSVDLEGYPKARERGSRRRAKALCTQDGGEKQISDSETKGRSAGRSAGPPYHTVMLLVRMLSVVPA, encoded by the exons ATGGAGGAGCTCCAGAGAAAACTGAATCAGCGTTATGAAGGCGCCAAGCCCAGGAAG GTGAGGTTCAAGCTGGCGTCGTCCTACAGCGGCCGGGTGCTGAAGCATGTGTACGAGGACGGTCAGGAGCTGGAGAGCCCAGAGGAGAAGTATCCTCACAGCTTCGTTCACCGCAAGATCCCACCAAGTCACCTGGAGATGGATCAGCTCTGTGGCTTTGAGGATACTCAGGGGGACCCACAGG GTGTCTACCCTCCCACGGGGCTCATCGCACAGAGAATAAACGTCTACAGAGGAATGGCCGGATACAAACCTTCAGCCGACCAAACCGGGGAAGCAGAGGGAGACGGCACA TCCTCTGTTTTGGATTTTGGCAAGATAATTATCTACACCAGCAACCTGCGCATCGTCAGAGCACCACCGAGGAACCCTGAAGCGCTTCGGCACCAAACAGTACCTTCTGTGGACTTAGAGGGATACCCAAAGGCGAGGGAGAGGGGGAGCCGGAGGAGGGCTAAAGCTCTCTGTACACAAGACGGGGGGGAGAAACAGATCAGCGACTCAGAGACTAAG GGTCGTTCGGCAGGACGCAGTGCAGGTCCCCCGTACCACACAGTGATGCTGCTGGTGAGAATGCTCTCCGTGGTGCCTGCATGA